The window CATCGTAGTTACCGTAAACCTGCGTACTCAAAGGGTTTTCGAGTACCGTAAGTCCGGATTCCCTCAATTTTTTTATAAAATGGATAATGGCCGGCTCAAATTCGTCCTGAAGCGGGGTTAATGTAAGTTCTACTGATATTTTCATTTTGTTGTTTGTTTTGTAAATTATCAATGGTGAATAGTGTTTTTTTCTTCAAACTCATAATTCAACACTCCGAATTCTAAAAATTCATATTTCTGACTTTATGGCATAAGCACAGGTAAACCCCTCAAATTCCAGGAATTTAATTTCGTATTTCTCCAATTGATCATTGTATATGATCCATCCTGTTGTTTCCTGTTCCCCTATTTCAAAAGGAATGACTTTGGTGTGTTGTTTAAAACTCATTCCGTCTGTTGCAAAAGCTTTATACAAGCTCTCCTTAACACACCAGACAACGGTTAATTCCCGTACCTGATCAGAGCTGAGATAATTAAACTCATAATCTATAAACTTATGTGCGATCACTCCTATTTTATCGCGTTGTTTCTCGATATCGATACCAATAACACCATCACTGACGATAATAGCAGCGAAAGTAAATGAATGTGTAATGGAGATATGTTTGCCGTCTTTGAGATGCGGCTTCCCGCTACTGTTATAAAACAAATCTGAAGCCTTATACCCTGCCTTTTTTAATAAATGCCTGACACTTAGAAAACCTCGTTGATGTATTTCAGATTTCATGGAGGCGACTCTTGTCCTGCAATTATCCGTTAATTGTATTCCCTGCAATAGTTCCTCATACGATTCTTCTATCTTCCATATCAGCACCTTAGAGTTGTTTGGGGTAGTTATAGTTTTGTAAAGAGGCATTTATTCTAAAAGTTATTATGTACCTTTGCAGGCACAAATTAATGTATTTCAACACATTTAAAGACGTAAAAATATAAAAGTAATATGAGTACTAAAACAATTCCATACGTACCATACAAAGTAAAGGATATTTCTTTGGCGGATTGGGGTAGAAAAGAGATTGAATTGGCGGAAGCTGAAATGCCCGGACTAATGTCGCTTCGTGAAGAATACAAAGACGAGCAACCTTTAAAAGGTGCCCGTATAGCGGGTTGTTTACACATGACCGTGCAAACAGCCGTTTTAATTGAAACGCTGGTAGCTTTAGGCGCAGAAGTAACCTGGAGCTCATGTAATATTTTCTCTACCCAGGATCATGCAGCAGCCGCTATTGCAGCTGCGGGAATTCCCGTTTATGCATGGAAAGGAATGAACGAAGAAGAATTTGACTGGTGTATTGAACAAACTTTATTCTTTGGCGAAGAGAGAGAGCCCTTAAATATGATCCTGGATGACGGGGGCGATTTAACCAATATGGTGTTGGATCAGTATCCTGAACTGGCAAACGGAATTAAAGGTCTATCTGAAGAAACCACTACAGGTGTTCACCGTTTATACGAGCGTATGAAAAACGGAACTCTTCCGATGCCTGCTATTAATGTAAATGACTCTGTAACCAAATCTAAGTTCGACAATAAATATGGTTGCAGGGAGAGTGCTGTTGATGCCATTCGACGTGCTACAGACCTTATGCTTGCCGGTAAGCGTGTTATCGTATGTGGTTACGGGGATGTCGGTAAAGGAACCGCGGCTTCTTTCAGAGGAACGGGAGCTATTGTAACTGTAACGGAAATCGATCCGATTTGTGCTTTACAGGCTGCCATGGATGGTTATGAAGTAAAGCGTTTAGATACTGTTGTAGACAAGGCTGACATTGTAATCACCACTACGGGAAATAAAGATATTGTGGTAGGCCGTCATTTTGAAAAAATGAAAGATAAGACCATCGTATGTAATATTGGTCATTTTGATAATGAAATTGATGTAGCCTGGTTAAAAGAAAACTATGGGAATACTTATGTGAACATCAAGCCCCAGGTGGACAAGTACAACATAAACGGTAATGATATTATTTTACTGGCTGAAGGTCGTTTGGTAAACCTTGGATGTGCTACCGGTCACCCTAGCTTTGTAATGAGTAATTCTTTTACAAATCAGACATTGGCCCAGATCGAATTATGGAACCATAGTGACAACTATAAAAATGAAGTTTATATGCTTCCGAAGCATCTGGATGAAAAAGTGGCAAGGTTACATCTTGAGAAAATAGGTGTAGAGCTGGAGGTTTTAAACGAAGAACAAGCTAAGTATATTGGTGTTACGGTAGAAGGCCCATACAAACCTGAATATTACAGATACTAATTCAGAAATATATTATATAAAAAGCCTTTGGTGATAAACAACCAAAGGCTTTTTCTTTATATTAAATCTGAAAAAAGTAATTGTAATTTATTAATCCAATTCAGCTAACATGCCTTCTCCGTAATGCTGGGAAACGGCTTTGTTAATCATAACCAAGCCTTCATCTTGCGTGGCATTCGCATCTATCTGAACTTTTTCTCCGTTTGGCAGGTAAACATAATAGAAACCTTCTTCAAAAGAAGATAATTTAATCATCTCACCATTTGCTTTAATAGCATTCCAAGATTTTTCACCGGGCTTATAGAACAATTCTAACTTCTCT of the Zhouia spongiae genome contains:
- a CDS encoding 4'-phosphopantetheinyl transferase family protein — protein: MPLYKTITTPNNSKVLIWKIEESYEELLQGIQLTDNCRTRVASMKSEIHQRGFLSVRHLLKKAGYKASDLFYNSSGKPHLKDGKHISITHSFTFAAIIVSDGVIGIDIEKQRDKIGVIAHKFIDYEFNYLSSDQVRELTVVWCVKESLYKAFATDGMSFKQHTKVIPFEIGEQETTGWIIYNDQLEKYEIKFLEFEGFTCAYAIKSEI
- a CDS encoding thiamine-binding protein, with the protein product MKISVELTLTPLQDEFEPAIIHFIKKLRESGLTVLENPLSTQVYGNYDEVMKVLTTEVKEAFELVERGLLFMKIVKSDRSDYEPFF
- the ahcY gene encoding adenosylhomocysteinase, which gives rise to MSTKTIPYVPYKVKDISLADWGRKEIELAEAEMPGLMSLREEYKDEQPLKGARIAGCLHMTVQTAVLIETLVALGAEVTWSSCNIFSTQDHAAAAIAAAGIPVYAWKGMNEEEFDWCIEQTLFFGEEREPLNMILDDGGDLTNMVLDQYPELANGIKGLSEETTTGVHRLYERMKNGTLPMPAINVNDSVTKSKFDNKYGCRESAVDAIRRATDLMLAGKRVIVCGYGDVGKGTAASFRGTGAIVTVTEIDPICALQAAMDGYEVKRLDTVVDKADIVITTTGNKDIVVGRHFEKMKDKTIVCNIGHFDNEIDVAWLKENYGNTYVNIKPQVDKYNINGNDIILLAEGRLVNLGCATGHPSFVMSNSFTNQTLAQIELWNHSDNYKNEVYMLPKHLDEKVARLHLEKIGVELEVLNEEQAKYIGVTVEGPYKPEYYRY